In Humulus lupulus chromosome 7, drHumLupu1.1, whole genome shotgun sequence, the following are encoded in one genomic region:
- the LOC133789140 gene encoding TMV resistance protein N-like, with translation MAPKNNKYDVFISFRGEDTRNNFTSHLHKALLLKNLQVYMDERLESGDEISSALLKAIEDSKLSVIVFSENYASSRWCLDELVHILRCKERYRQIVVPIFYHVSPCDIRKQSGNFGVAFGALEERFGTESDRLSQWRTALTSAANLSGCNAPITRCESDLIEKIVEDILNKLNSLSSSSDYLNNGLVGMSRRIEHLESLLLCVPILGICGMGGMGKTTLARALFTQIYNRFDGYCFLENVREEWEKHNGLGLKKQLYSELLKEKNQDIVMINMFVKDRLCRKKVLIVLDDLDDVDQFEQLLLGDRDWLCHGSRVIITTRDQQILKNIGVDQIYMANQLGDDEALQLFSLNGFKSDFPPTSFMELSLKVVNYAAGMPLALKVLGSHLYSKSEEEWNSAINKLKVFPNRKIQNILRISYDGLDDKERGVFLDIACFFKGKDKDFVGGILGDDCTFADVIRVLIDRCLIFEIFEIDYENKTTLWMHDLIQEMGREIVRQECIKEPGMRSRLWITEDICHVLKNNTGSEKVEGIFLNFCGINKGSHFKLKPTVFREMYNLRLLQILFEDCIQMEKCKFQLPHDLDTLPDSLRYLNCPYYPFKSLPSNFVPQHLVELNMPFSKLEQLPNEFKCLESLKVVDLSFSKNLIHMPDLSQANLKSLFLKGCESLEEAPSLKFQQILAHKCFTKENIVTETNYININYWGPEETDHKPSWLESYEHINYFLNLGGCSTLKVLSEMSGNIKYICLSSTSIEELHSSIWSLVHLSILDLSNCKCLKNLPSGIGQLESLNHLYLDGCLSFDRFPERLPKKIRLLDLRGTKIKEVPSSSLENLSSLEDLCLMNCTELETLPTSICKLTSLVRLNLSDCSELKSFPEISEPMKSLRNLHLDQTGIIKLPSSIENLNGLERLSLRRCNNLEFIPNNIYNMSHLQLLCLSECSKLQSLPAVTADFQFKIEVDLSYKNIFKIPDWNLGLSSLPLMESEPCGSMIDEGLVSIKRLSNMVLYLLQRCDTADTFVVPNFMVDSCRCLVSYSDKQPYYFCGCSRWNIEKYNKVVTDFWKYLFRQATYFGQQLKRNIFPRMYLCCPGNEFADFFDNVSEGSSVDVNLCPQSYNSNFLGYVFCVLIEFDHYCFDNINRLNFRCEYNYKTNNGESNKRSWSIHTPENKYAFVEIGILNSDHMFMGCILEEYDEHLNANALQIVSFDFHLDQHDWEALVNVGKYRVKKCGVHMLNLDDLIDDSNHLDAEFDNDVLFYRRKQFQFSGKGPFIMRLL, from the exons ATGGCACCAAAGAATAACAAGTACGACGTTTTCATAAGCTTTAGAGGTGAGGACACCCGTAACAATTTCACTAGCCATCTTCACAAAGCATTGCTGCTTAAAAATTTACAAGTTTACATGGATGAGAGGCTTGAGAGTGGTGATGAGATTTCTTCAGCTCTTTTGAAAGCAATTGAAGACTCAAAGCTTTCTGTCATAGTTTTCTCGGAAAATTATGCATCTTCGAGGTGGTGTTTGGATGAATTGGTTCATATTCTGAGGTGTAAAGAAAGATATAGGCAGATTGTTGTGCCAATATTTTATCATGTGAGTCCATGTGATATCAGAAAACAATCAGGGAATTTTGGAGTTGCATTTGGTGCACTTGAGGAACGCTTTGGAACTGAATCTGATAGATTGAGTCAATGGAGGACTGCTTTAACATCTGCTGCTAATCTTTCTGGCTGTAATGCACCCATAACCAG GTGTGAGTCCGACTTAATTGAGAAAATTGTCGAAGACATCTTGAACAAACTGAATTCTTTGTCATCAAGTAGTGACTATTTGAATAATGGCCTTGTTGGAATGAGCAGACGCATTGAACATCTTGAATCATTGTTATTGTGTGTTCCAATTTTGGGCATTTGCGGCATGGGCGGCATGGGTAAGACAACTCTAGCGCGAGCCTTATTTACTCAAATTTACAATCGGTTCGATGGTTACTGCTTTCTTGAAAATGTTAGGGAAGAATGGGAAAAACATAATGGGCTCGGTTTAAAGAAACAACTTTATTCTGAGTTATTGAAGGAAAAAAATCAAGATATAGTCATGATCAACATGTTTGTGAAGGATAGACTTTGTCGTAAAAAAGTACTAATTGTTCTTGATGATTTGGATGATGTAGATCAATTTGAGCAATTATTATTAGGAGATCGTGATTGGTTATGTCATGGAAGTAGAGTAATTATAACTACTAGAGATCAACAAATACTCAAGAATATTGGGGTTGATCAAATCTACATGGCAAATCAACTAGGGGATGATGAGGCTCTTCAACTCTTTAGTTTGAATGGATTCAAAAGTGATTTTCCACCAACTAGTTTTATGGAGTTGTCGCTAAAAGTAGTGAATTATGCCGCAGGAATGCCATTGGCTCTTAAAGTTTTAGGTTCTCATTTGTATTCGAAAAGTGAAGAAGAGTGGAATAGTGCAATAAACAAGTTGAAAGTGTTTCCCAACCGAAAGATTCAAAATATATTGAGGATAAGTTATGATGGGCTAGACGATAAAGAAAGGGGTGTATTTCTAGATATCGCATGCTTTTTCAAAGGCAAGGATAAGGATTTTGTGGGAGGAATATTGGGTGATGATTGTACGTTTGCAGATGTGATTAGAGTTCTCATTGATAGATGTTTGATATTTGAGATATTTGAGATAGATTATGAGAATAAGACCACACTATGGATGCATGATTTGATACAAGAAATGGGCCGGGAAATTGTTCGTCAAGAATGCATCAAAGAGCCTGGAATGCGTAGCAGACTATGGATTACTGAAGACATTTGTCATGTCTTAAAAAACAACACA GGTAGCGAAAAAGTTGAAGGAATATTCCTAAACTTCTGTGGGATCAATAAAGGGAGTCATTTCAAATTGAAGCCTACAGTCTTTAGAGAAATGTACAATCTAAGACTACTTCAAATATTATTTGAAGATTGTATACAAATGGAGAAGTGCAAATTTCAACTTCCTCATGATCTTGATACACTTCCTGATTCTCTTAGATATCTCAATTGTCCTTACTACCCATTCAAGTCTTTACCATCAAATTTTGTGCCACAACATCTTGTGGAACTCAACATGCCCTTTAGCAAGTTGGAGCAACTTCCAAACGAATTCAAG TGTCTTGAGAGCTTAAAAGTTGTCGATCTCAGTTTTTCAAAGAATTTGATTCATATGCCAGATTTATCTCAAGCTAATTTGAAGAGTCTATTTCTTAAAGGCTGTGAGAGTTTGGAAGAAGCTCCTTCACTCAAATTTCAACAAATTCTTGCTCACAAGTGTTTTACAAAAGAAAATATAGTAACAGAAACAAATTACATTAATATCAATTATTGGGGACCTGAGGAGACTGATCATAAACCATCGTGGTTGGAATCTTATGAACACATAAACTACTTCCTTAATCTCGGTGGCTGCTCTACTCTTAAAGTTCTCTCAGAGATGTCTGGGAACATTAAATACATTTGTTTATCTTCCACTTCCATAGAAGAGCTGCACTCTTCAATTTGGTCTCTTGTTCATCTTTCTATTTTGGATCTTAGCAATTGTAAATGCCTCAAGAATCTTCCGAGTGGAATTGGACAGTTGGAGTCTCTAAATCATCTATATTTAGATGGTTGTTTATCTTTTGATAGGTTTCCTGAGCGGCTTCCAAAGAAaattagattattagacttgagGGGAACTAAGATAAAAGAAGTGCCTTCGTCTTCCTTAGAAAATCTCTCTAGTCTTGAGGATCTATGTCTAATGAATTGCACGGAGCTTGAAACCCTACCAACGAGTATCTGTAAGCTGACATCTCTTGTGAGGCTAAACCTATCTGATTGCTCAGAATTGAAAAGTTTCCCTGAAATCTCAGAGCCAATGAAAAGTTTGAGAAACCTTCATCTAGATCAAACAGGAATTATAAAGTTACCCTCGTCAATTGAAAATCTTAATGGGCTTGAACGGCTGAGTTTAAGGAGATGTAATAATCTAGAGTTTATTCCAAACAACATATACAATATGAGCCATCTTCAATTGCTGTGCCTTTCTGAATgttcaaaacttcaaagtttgcCTGCTGTGACGGCTGATTTCCAATTTAAGATTGAAGTGGATCTTAGCTATAAAAACATATTCAAAATCCCTGACTGGAATCTTGGTTTATCTTCATTACCATTGATGGAGTCTGAACCATGTGGATCAATGATTGATGAAGGACTAGTGAGCATCAAACGACTTTCTAATATGGTTTTATATTTGTTACAACGTTGTGACACTGCCGACACTTTCGTCGTACCTAATTTCATGGTCGATTCATGTCGATGCTTGGTCTCATATAGTGACAAACAACCATACTATTTTTGTGGTTGCTCAAGATGGAATATTGAAAAATACAACAAAGTAGTGACTGACTTCTGGAAATATCTCTTCCGTCAGGCAACTTATTTTGGTCAACAACTAAAG AGAAATATTTTTCCGAGAATGTATTTATGTTGCCCAGGAAATGAATTTGCGGATTTTTTTGATAATGTGTCTGAAGGATCTTCAGTTGATGTCAATCTTTGTCCACAGTCTTATAATTCCAACTTTTTGGGTTATGTCTTTTGTGTTCTCATCGAATTTGATCACTACTGTTTTGATAATATTAACCGTTTGAATTTTCGATGCGAGTACAATTACAAAACCAATAATGGTGAAAGCAACAAGCGTAGTTGGAGTATCCACACACCAGAAAACAAGTACGCATTTGTTGAGATTGGAATTCTCAATTCAGATCACATGTTTATGGGGTGTATTCTTGAGGAGTACGATGAGCATCTTAATGCAAATGCATTACAGATAGTGTCATTTGATTTTCACCTTGACCAACATGATTGGGAAGCACTAGTTAACGTTGGCAAGTATAGAGTGAAAAAGTGTGGAGTTCACATGTTAAATCTTGATGATTTAATTGATGACTCAAATCATTTAGATGCTGAGTTTGATAATGATGTGTTATTTTACAGAAGAAAACAATTTCAGTTTTCAGGTAAGGGCCCATTCATTATGCGATTATTATAA